The Leptospirales bacterium genome has a window encoding:
- a CDS encoding cupin domain-containing protein has protein sequence MAAGVRVIKWPHKEVPSEESVREEMHRFGYQTYDLQTIPGWFERSRHAHDHDEIRGAVRGVTTFHFDDGPVTIEAGDILFIPAGIPHEVRSHNAAEFSAFKGSISGQRSVTELGDGRGSVEELQSRQKQG, from the coding sequence ATGGCAGCAGGTGTTCGTGTCATCAAGTGGCCGCATAAGGAAGTCCCCAGCGAAGAATCCGTTCGCGAGGAGATGCACCGTTTTGGCTACCAGACCTACGATCTGCAGACCATTCCCGGATGGTTTGAACGCAGTCGGCACGCTCACGATCATGATGAGATCCGCGGCGCGGTGCGCGGCGTCACCACCTTCCATTTTGATGACGGCCCGGTGACAATAGAGGCCGGCGATATCCTCTTCATACCAGCCGGCATCCCGCACGAAGTACGCAGTCACAACGCAGCAGAGTTCAGCGCATTTAAGGGCTCGATCAGCGGTCAGCGTTCGGTCACAGAACTTGGCGACGGTCGCGGCAGCGTGGAAGAACTTCAATCCCGCCAGAAACAAGGGTGA